CCTATGTCGTAATAAAAACTTTTTCTAAATTATTTGTGACTTAAGGTGAGACAAAAATGTACATAATGATATGATGAGCATGTTACCATGTGTtgtattatcatgataacagatagttataggtaggttaccatgtgttatattatcatgataacagatagttataggtaggttaccatgtgttatattatcatgataacagatagttataggtaggttatcatgtgttatattatcatgataacagatagttataggtaggtgaccatgtgttatattatcatgataacagttatcggtaggttaccatgtgttatattaacatgataacagatagttataggtaggttaccatgttttatattatcatgataagaGATAGgcaggttaccatgtgttatattatgataacagatagttataggtaggttaccatgtgttatattatcatgataacagatagataggttaccatgtgttatattatcataacagatagttataggtaggttaccatgtgttacaTTATCATGATAGCGTagagttataggtaggttaccatgtgttatattatcatgataacagatagttattgCTAgattaccatgtgttatattaacatgataacagatagttataggtaggttaccatgtgttatattatcatgataacagatagttataggtaggttaccatgtgttatattatcatgataacagatagttataggtaggttaccatgtgttatattatcatgataacagatagttataggtaggttaccatgtattatattatcatgataacagatagttataggtaggttaccatgtgttatattatcatgataacagatagttataggtaggttaccatatgttatattatcatgataacagacaGTTAttggtaggttaccatgtgttatattaacatgataacagatagttataggtaggttaccatgtattatattatcatgataacagatagttataggtaggttaccatgtgttatattatcatgataacagatagttataggtaggttaccatgtgttatattatcatgataacagatagttataggtaggttaccatgtgttatattatcatgataacagatagttataggtaggttaccatgtgttatattatcatgataacagatagttataggtaggttaccattggttatattatcatgataacagattgTCATAGGTAcagtaggttaccatgtgttatattatcatgataacagatagttataggtaggttaccatgtgttatattatcatgataacatatagttataggtaggttaccatgtattatattatcatgataacagacagttataggtaggttaccatgtattatattatcatgataacatatagttataggtaggttaccatgtgttatattatcatgataacagatagttataggtaggttaccatgtattatattatcatgataacagatagttataggtaggttaccatgtgttatattatcatgataacagatagttataggtaggttaccatgtgttatattatcatgataacagatagttataggtaggttaccatgtgttatattatcatgataacagccagttataggtaggttaccatgtgttatattatcatgataacagccagttataggtaggttaccatgtgttatattatcatgataacagatagttataggtaggttaccatgtgttatattatcatgataacagccagttataggtaggttaccatgtgttatattatcaggcCATTATGTGTTAAACTGAATGGATCAGGTTCTTTTGATCAATGTATTTGATAAATGTTATTTTCCAATTCCCACCAGGACAGGAGAGGTGGTCTGTGATATCTGCTCTGAGGTCCAAGCTGTGAAGTTCTGTCTGACCTGCAGTGTGTCCTACTGTGAGACCCACATCAGACAGCACTATACAATAGCAGCACTGCAGAGACACACACTGGTGGATGTGAATGGAGACCTGGTGCAGAAACTCTGCCAACATGTCTACAGTCCTCTGGACGTGTTCTGCAGGACAGACCAGATGCTGATCTGCAGTCAGTGTGCAGAGACAAACCACAAAGGACATGATACCACTCTCCTTAAAATAAAGAAATCTGGAAGACAGGTAGCTACTGGTTTGTTTTCATTCTCTTCATTGCCTGATGTACAGTATTTGTTGGATAAAGAGGGGTTTATATGTCAAGATCAAAACAACATGTTTCATAGAAAGTATTGACTCTTCACAGCCTAAGAGTTTTGATGGAGACCAACACACAACGTTGACCTCAGATGATGGTAGGTATATGTGAAAACAGAATACACCcaaacaatatttttttaatttaagagTATACATTTAGTAAGATATCAATTGTTGTCCCTTAACTACTGGTAATGAATAATACACATTTGTGTTTgtaattttattttcaataaagtctgtttttctctctcattaTTCCTTCACCAGTGCTGCCCCCTCCTGGTGACTTCCAGGTCCTGTTGCTGACATTAGATTCTGTGTCTCTGAGCTGGAGTTCTCCTCAGGGGCTGACAGGACCACAGACATTCAGAGTGACCTGGGGGTGTGACGGTGAAACAAGCTCAACAAGAGTGAAAGATGTGTATCATCTTAAAATAAGCAGTCTCAAACCTGGTGAAAAGTACCAGTTCAGTGTGGCCACAGAGGGAGAAGATGGCAGACAAAGCAGATGGGTCTCAGCATCTTTATTCACAGgtatttaaacaaacaaaaaatgatttaagctttatttaactagacaagtcagttaataataaattcgtatttacaatgacgacctacacgggccaaacccggacgacgctggaccagttgtgtgccgtcctatgggactcccaatcacggccggttgtgatacagcctggaattgaaccaggatgtctggagtgacatctctagcactgagatgcagtgccttagaccgctccgCCATTCGGGAGCCCAGAGTTTGGTTTTAATCATGTTGTACTGACATACTTTGTGTCTTAAGAGAGATATTGTTAAGGATCTTCTTAAAACAAATCATGATTTTTGTTCCAGTGGTCCCACCCAGAGACTTAAAGGTAGAACATTTGAAAGATACCTCCTTCACTCTCCACTGGTCCAAGGCTGAAGGGATGGAGAAAGTCCCACAGCGCTTCCTCATAACCTTCTACAACCCAGGAACAGAGCTCCATGCAGAGAATACTAAAGACTGCCACAACACATTCTCAAGCCTGCAACCTGGTACTGAGTACACTGTCAGCATCTCTACTGTGCTGAACAATGGGGAAGAGAGTGAACCTGTCTTTACAACCATCTGCACTAGTAAGAGATCTACCTCACCTTGTTACAGCTCATCTCTTTACCAGTAACCAGAACagacattttgttatattacaaaTCAACTTCTGTTGTGACTTCTGTTTTAACTTATTTCTTCCCAAATCAAAAGAAGTTAGGCATGTTTATCCCTGGACTTATTCTACTTTTCCTCCTGTAGTATATTTCTGGAGTTAAACTGTAGCCCTGACAATAATGTATTTTCCCTTAGTACTTCCTGCTCCAGACCAGCTGACTGTTGACTCAGTGGACACCACATCAGCTGCTGTTAGCTGGAACCAGCCACCAGGATTGGACCAAACCCAACATCATTACCAGATCTCCTACCGCTGTCCAGGGACAGaaccacacatcactaccacgTCTTCACACAGCATCACTCTCTCTGACCTGCAAGGTGGTACTCAGTACTCTGTCACTGTCTGCACTGTGCTGGAAAATGGAAAGCAAAGTCAACTGGTGTCAACAACCTTCACCACAAGTAAGGAATTACCCTACTATAACCGGTGTCAAGTATTAAAAGTGTAGGCCTTGATTCATAAATAATTCCACTTATTCATAAAGTCATCATTCATTTGTTTATAAGTTTAAATTCTACCGACCATAATTTGTATTAAGTTTATATTCTGCTGACCATAAATGTTAGTCGTTGCAGCCAAGAAGCCGTGTTCAACTGAAAAAGCAGCTTATTGTATTGGTTAGCATGCTGGCACAAGCAAGGGAAACTACTAAAATGAGTGTGATGTTTTACGTTTAATCGTTTTCCCTCCACAAAATGAAAGAATGGGACAGCACTAACATAAACTACAATAGAAGGAGGACTCAAGGACTCAAGGATGATCGATTTCTTTCATGGGTGATGTCGTCCTTCTGTTCACTTTGTGGATTGAACATTATTTTACAGAAAAGGGCAGTTTATCAATGTGCTAACAGGAAGAACATCAAGGTTTTACTCATGTTAAAGGCAACAACATTGTCCTTGTAATCCAACAGAACTCATTGAGGTCCAGATTGTTCTGGTGGGGAAGACTGGAGTTGGGAAGAGTGCATCAGGAAACACCATCCTGGGGAGGAAAGGTTTCCTATCAAagttttcctctctttctctgataAAAGACTGTAACAAGGTTCAAGGGAAGGTGGATGGGCATAGTGTAACTGTTATTGACACCCCAGGGTTGTTACATACTACATTGTCCAATGAGGAGGCACTGAAAAAGATCGCTccgtgcatctctctctctgctcctggtCCCCATGTGTTCCTGGTTGTGATCAAGCTGGGAAGATTCACTGAAGAGGAACAGAAAACTGTGGAGATGATTCAGAGATTCTTTGGTGATGAAGCATCGAAATACACCATGGTTCTCTTCACACATGGAGAGAGTCTTGATGATGATGTAACAATTGAAGACTTCCTGCTTAAAAATCCAAATCTGGAAAGTTTACTTTCCCAATGCAATGGGGGGTATCATGTCTTCAACAACAAAGATAAGAATCGCTCCCAGGTCACTGAGCTGCTTGAGAAGATAAACAAGATGGTGAAGATGAATGGAGGAAGCCACTACACCACTGAGATGTTCCAGGAGGCTGAGAGAGCGattgaagaagagaaagagagggataagaaggagagagagaataaagagagagattAAAAAGAAAGTAGTACAAGAAGGTGAATGCTGTGTACAATGAGAGTCTGTAACATTACCATCTGTCATTATTTtgactggctggttggttggctggctggttggttggttgatttaCAGTTTGTCTAACAAATGTCTAATTCTAATGGTTTACATACGTTGTTAGACGAAGCATACACCAGCCTTAACATTTGCATATTAATTGATGACGAATGATGATTCCTATATTTCCTAAATGACTAAATGCCTTAATGGTTCAGTGTCTTGTCGTTTCTATTCATGTACAACCATCTCTTTGATATGGTGATGATGATTTCACTGTGTgcaacatagtgttatatctagataacagaatggctttattatcccagcaacatagtgttatatctagataacagaatggctttattatcccagtaacatagtggtatatctagataacagaatggctgtattatcccagtaacatagtgttatatctagataacagaatggctgtattatcccagtaacatagtgttatatctagataacagaatggctgtattatcccagtaacatagtggtatatctagataacagaatgactttattatcccagtaacatagtgttatatctagataacagaatggctgtattatcccagtaacatagtgttatatctagataacagaatggctgtattatcccagtaacatagtgttttatctagataacagaatggctttattatcccagtaacatagtgttatatctagataacagaatggctttattatcccagtaacatagtgttatatctagataacacagtaacatagtgttatatctagataacagaatggctttattatcccagtaacatagtgttatatctagataacagaatggctttattatcccagtaacatagtgttatatctagataacagaatggctttattatcccagtaacatagtgttatatctagataacagaatggctttattatcccagtaacatagtgttatatctagataacagaatggctgtattatcccagtaacatagtgttatatctagataacagaatggctgtattatcccagtaacatagtgttatatctagataacagaatggctgtattatcccagtaacatagtgttatatctagataacacagtaacatagtgttatatctagataacagaatggctttattatcccagtaacatagtgttatatctagataacagaatggctgtattatcccagtaaca
Above is a window of Salvelinus namaycush isolate Seneca unplaced genomic scaffold, SaNama_1.0 Scaffold66, whole genome shotgun sequence DNA encoding:
- the LOC120042351 gene encoding fibronectin-like, yielding MSYHQGTEGGAIPKERLNDGSPNKDLDETMDPDMKSRAQPEMAESVSSGYLSMKSDQSMNHPFHFKGTGEVVCDICSEVQAVKFCLTCSVSYCETHIRQHYTIAALQRHTLVDVNGDLVQKLCQHVYSPLDVFCRTDQMLICSQCAETNHKGHDTTLLKIKKSGRQPKSFDGDQHTTLTSDDVLPPPGDFQVLLLTLDSVSLSWSSPQGLTGPQTFRVTWGCDGETSSTRVKDVYHLKISSLKPGEKYQFSVATEGEDGRQSRWVSASLFTVVPPRDLKVEHLKDTSFTLHWSKAEGMEKVPQRFLITFYNPGTELHAENTKDCHNTFSSLQPGTEYTVSISTVLNNGEESEPVFTTICTILPAPDQLTVDSVDTTSAAVSWNQPPGLDQTQHHYQISYRCPGTEPHITTTSSHSITLSDLQGGTQYSVTVCTVLENGKQSQLVSTTFTTSKELPYYNRCQVLKV
- the LOC120042353 gene encoding LOW QUALITY PROTEIN: GTPase IMAP family member 9-like (The sequence of the model RefSeq protein was modified relative to this genomic sequence to represent the inferred CDS: substituted 1 base at 1 genomic stop codon), giving the protein MELIEVQIVLVGKTGVGKSASGNTILGRKGFLSKFSSLSLIKDCNKVQGKVDGHSVTVIDTPGLLHTTLSNEEALKKIAPCISLSAPGPHVFLVVIKLGRFTEEEQKTVEMIQRFFGDEASKYTMVLFTHGESLDDDVTIEDFLLKNPNLESLLSQCNGGYHVFNNKDKNRSQVTELLEKINKMVKMNGGSHYTTEMFQEAERAIEEEKERDKKERENKERDXKE